One part of the Oligoflexus sp. genome encodes these proteins:
- a CDS encoding phthiocerol/phthiodiolone dimycocerosyl transferase family protein translates to MERYLGGLERQFYQQNLVGSTNICTVLRLRGSVDRARLMRATRELGDLFPLLRASIVADPYLRFSMTHAPEAIPFYQKPMEKDEHWRRLLEKEMHRQYGPGEGLACVHLLEGDKTSDILLSLNHALADGLSSSYLCRALLLLYQGEKLPFAKPSLPMEERFPPRFRGIRGWWSAFRFIFQLGKLGPALQIGAAAWTRTTLSTGFVFDHAQELNALARNHGTNLFGVFCALALQTMHELYGNGGTQNISLNTPVSLRAGVGAGPDEVGLFIAGHLALYQLHPEMDVWELARQCHETLRKGVEEEWPYRLALLARASRKPKPPQDSAYASQHRPTVSISNLGRVDDFPQMDGAEVYEHHALSAQSVKDPFAFVLISYQNRLYVDLQTSLEKMGAEAGLLIVRHLEAKMLSLIPSTKIEKSRA, encoded by the coding sequence ATGGAACGTTATCTAGGCGGACTTGAGCGGCAGTTCTACCAGCAGAATCTGGTGGGCTCGACGAATATATGCACGGTTTTAAGACTGCGTGGTTCTGTGGATAGGGCCCGGCTCATGCGGGCGACACGGGAACTTGGGGATCTGTTCCCGCTTCTCAGGGCTTCGATTGTCGCGGATCCTTATCTGCGTTTCTCGATGACTCACGCGCCAGAGGCTATTCCTTTTTATCAAAAGCCTATGGAAAAGGATGAACACTGGCGGCGGTTATTGGAAAAGGAAATGCATCGGCAGTATGGACCGGGTGAAGGTCTTGCCTGCGTGCATCTCCTGGAAGGTGATAAGACTTCGGATATACTTTTGAGTTTGAATCACGCGCTCGCCGATGGCCTGTCATCAAGTTATCTTTGTCGGGCGCTGCTCCTTCTTTATCAAGGGGAAAAGCTGCCGTTCGCCAAACCATCCTTGCCCATGGAAGAGCGTTTTCCACCCCGTTTTCGTGGAATTCGCGGCTGGTGGTCGGCGTTTCGCTTTATCTTTCAGCTCGGGAAATTGGGGCCTGCCTTGCAGATCGGGGCTGCGGCGTGGACCAGGACGACTCTTTCCACGGGTTTTGTGTTTGATCACGCGCAGGAATTGAACGCGCTGGCTCGGAATCATGGCACCAATCTTTTTGGTGTGTTCTGTGCGCTCGCTCTGCAGACGATGCATGAGCTTTATGGGAACGGCGGAACGCAGAATATTTCGCTGAATACGCCCGTGAGTTTACGTGCGGGTGTGGGTGCCGGGCCGGATGAAGTGGGGCTTTTCATTGCCGGGCATCTGGCGCTTTATCAGCTCCATCCTGAGATGGATGTGTGGGAACTGGCCCGACAGTGTCATGAGACTTTGCGGAAAGGTGTGGAGGAAGAGTGGCCTTATCGTTTGGCTCTGCTGGCCCGCGCGTCCAGGAAACCAAAGCCGCCGCAGGATTCCGCTTATGCGTCCCAGCACCGGCCGACGGTGAGCATCAGTAACCTTGGACGCGTTGATGACTTTCCGCAGATGGATGGGGCCGAAGTTTACGAGCATCATGCGCTGAGTGCGCAGTCGGTGAAGGATCCTTTTGCATTTGTGCTGATCTCCTATCAAAACAGGCTATACGTCGATCTTCAGACCTCTCTTGAAAAGATGGGGGCCGAGGCGGGGCTGTTGATCGTACGACATTTGGAGGCGAAAATGCTGTCGCTGATACCCAGCACAAAAATTGAAAAATCGCGGGCTTGA
- a CDS encoding glutathione peroxidase — MKKFFVTLALMFMAATGFASDKFYGLKYTSIQGKPQPLDAYKGKVLLIVNTASECGYTSQYEGLEKLYKKYEAKGLTVIGFPSPSFDQELGSDKEVANFCKLRYGVTFPLAKRASVKGKDIDPVFDYLIQNAPEKGDVKWNFEKFLVNRKGEVVGRFRSDVKPEELAPQVEKLL; from the coding sequence ATGAAAAAGTTTTTTGTGACTCTGGCTCTTATGTTCATGGCCGCGACGGGTTTTGCCTCGGATAAATTCTATGGGCTGAAATACACCAGCATTCAGGGCAAGCCTCAGCCCCTGGACGCCTATAAGGGTAAGGTTCTTTTGATAGTGAACACCGCCTCGGAATGCGGGTATACCAGTCAGTACGAGGGCCTTGAGAAGCTTTATAAAAAGTACGAAGCCAAAGGTCTGACCGTCATCGGCTTTCCTTCACCGAGCTTCGATCAGGAGCTGGGATCGGATAAGGAAGTCGCCAATTTCTGTAAGTTGCGCTACGGCGTGACCTTTCCTTTGGCCAAGCGCGCATCCGTCAAAGGCAAGGATATTGACCCTGTCTTTGATTACCTGATTCAGAATGCCCCGGAAAAAGGCGATGTGAAATGGAACTTCGAAAAGTTCCTGGTCAATCGCAAGGGCGAAGTCGTCGGTCGCTTCCGCTCGGACGTCAAGCCTGAAGAGCTGGCGCCCCAGGTTGAGAAACTGCTGTGA
- a CDS encoding amino acid ABC transporter ATP-binding protein, whose amino-acid sequence MLQLQSVHKWFGSFHALKGINLTVESGEKLVICGPSGSGKSTLIRCINRLEAHDQGEITVDGVRLDDSPKSIEAVRRQVGMVFQQFNLFPHLTVLENLCLAPIWVQGRPKKEIEAQAMEYLQRVKIPDQAHKYPSQLSGGQQQRVAIARALCMNPRVMLFDEPTSALDPEMIKEVLDVMVELAGSGMTMVCVTHEMGFARQVADRVIFMDQGEIIEEAAPQEFFTQPKSERTRAFIAQVLHHA is encoded by the coding sequence ATGCTGCAGTTGCAGTCCGTTCATAAATGGTTTGGCAGTTTCCATGCTCTGAAGGGCATCAATCTTACGGTGGAATCCGGGGAAAAACTCGTGATCTGCGGTCCCTCGGGTTCCGGCAAATCAACCTTGATTCGCTGCATCAACCGCCTGGAGGCGCATGATCAGGGTGAAATCACCGTCGATGGCGTCCGCCTTGATGATTCCCCGAAATCCATTGAAGCCGTTCGCCGGCAGGTGGGTATGGTCTTTCAGCAGTTCAATCTGTTCCCGCACCTGACGGTCCTGGAAAACCTCTGCCTCGCTCCGATCTGGGTGCAGGGCCGGCCCAAAAAGGAAATCGAAGCCCAGGCCATGGAATACCTGCAGCGGGTGAAGATTCCGGATCAGGCGCATAAATATCCGTCGCAGCTGTCCGGCGGGCAGCAGCAGCGCGTGGCCATCGCGCGGGCCTTGTGTATGAACCCGCGCGTCATGCTCTTTGATGAGCCGACCTCGGCCCTTGACCCCGAGATGATCAAAGAGGTCCTGGACGTGATGGTGGAGCTAGCCGGCAGCGGGATGACCATGGTCTGCGTCACGCATGAAATGGGTTTTGCGCGGCAGGTGGCCGATCGCGTGATCTTTATGGATCAGGGTGAGATCATCGAAGAGGCGGCGCCGCAGGAGTTCTTCACCCAACCGAAATCAGAACGCACGAGAGCCTTCATTGCACAGGTTCTTCATCATGCATAA